Proteins encoded in a region of the Populus alba chromosome 13, ASM523922v2, whole genome shotgun sequence genome:
- the LOC118053553 gene encoding protein PARALOG OF AIPP2 isoform X3, whose amino-acid sequence MAAKRRGRNVQELYNATEIIGEPKEPSQAEKGLGKPSMRRKVRTRAESGTCNVCSAPCSSCMHLKLACMGSKGDEFSDETCRVTASSQYSNNDGDGIVSFKSRARDSLQHTTSEASNLLSVSSSHDSLSENAESKANIRSSDADASAESQMLPKLSSGRAVAEDHFSPKPECLSDQKTLSKKHGDPKSEEGHDDTMSCVSRASDASKVVSYPKKNLDRDNLLLSSALEVEGSGKALVSHNSGSLETPSNDADAGCSSPKVQTKCLSLNANGKCLDEHLSLHDHGKPFECPMEQVNLSLPKEAVSNIDCGGNLAASNNADNHANGKSTINAESSKVSCKIYSKLELEADKDSGDRSNEGFKGSEQVGREEKLNDLDELANMQEPHLQSASTDESDESEILEHDVKVCDICGDAGREDLLAICSRCTDGAEHTYCMRDMLQKVPEGDWLCEECKLAEETENQKQDAEEKRMNSTQSSGKRQAESIELVPVPKRQATESSLASPKSCSPSRIAAVSRDTSFKSLDKGKVKIAHQTYFGNRLSIDIRETAHPSLNGSRVQTPKGTLLKSNSFNTINSKPKVKLVNEFPQKHKGTRESSLDMKERPARMMSKSMSFKSVNSGRSVTIESKGKMISSKYSHTQDARGLKQVKDQNAIDRKNLLRLDRPLGSSMPNSAVSTPKVDQRIAPRGESAIVSSTSINRELKSTQSDGKLGTLSRSTSSVGRKSADIPGTSVRVSSTHGISSSSVEQKLNQISPKDEPSSNSWNAERQLNNANENLQDGLPQSRESSNQGEKVRESSVSLLRPADTTGLKIVTCQKCKEVGHATENCTVVSPMASGTDVPISRTAREGMRKGSKLKAAIEVAMLKRPGIYRKKKESDQSDGLSLLNVDASSEIQDQFSVLNKMNEGTLERQANHGASSSELSKSTNINNVKQLNEHSTDTVCPSKVGQLDSVAPYLGKPAHTSVEKSVLMKMSAIPEHEYIWQGVLEVHRSEKFIDLYGGIQAHLSTCASPKVHDMVNKFPQNINLDEVPRLSTWPRQFHISGAKEENIALYFFAKDFESYENYKGLLDNMIKKDLALKGSFGGVEFFIFPSTQLPENSQRWNMLYFLWGVFRGRRSDSNSFKKLVIPSLNVVPRDKDIPAAVLCSPENLCPSECIVKETSACDSSCDVPNTSNAPEKPCVSLNRNSDSKVFNAQTIQESQDGKLDSKSMPKIPGSNNPWCPEVRRSSSSLEEVGHPECSMDVEFKSCAEVTGTNSSSDVVEIQMHEGTSCFGEGMPSFKIFGVGSQDSGGRTTFGEEKIVDRTYCDRNNVKVERDLNEENVNLDVEASSEKTPRKRPYIDLSETAPLTSSSVTHKALWNKADNDKLVDGESVRKKLKTGFRELYGGSGSRDGNSLSGSFTSQTCDLGSSSSIEEKSYEKASDEKVILEDLGTSERYFFPVDSHRVKDIWLPGNSMPWNSLNDDDKVRDGIPNLELALGAETKSPNKGILPFFGLVEKNDNQNKPPDKVLNKEEDDGVSASLSLSLSFPFPEKEQTVKPVSKTEQLVPERRQVNTSLLLFEDLSDK is encoded by the exons ATGGCAGCCAAGCGAAGAGGAAGGAACGTCCAAGAGTTGTATAACGCAACGGAGATAATTGGGGAACCAAag GAACCATCACAGGCTGAAAAAGGATTAGGCAAGCCTTCGATGAGACGGAAGGTTCGTACGAGAGCTGAGTCTGGGACTTGTAACGTGTGCTCTGCTCCTTGTTCATCTTGTATGCATCTTAAGCTAGCCTGTATGGGATCAAAGGGTGATGAGTTTTCTGATGAAACCTGTCGTGTAACTGCATCAAGTCAATATTCTAATAATGACGGTGATGGTATAGTCTCTTTTAAAAGTAGAGCACGTGACAGCTTACAGCATACCACTAGTGAAGCAAGCAACTTGCTCAGTGTCAGTTCAAGTCATGACTCTCTGTCTGAAAATGCGGAAAGTAAAGCAAACATAAGGTCATCTGATGCTGATGCCTCAGCCGAGTCTCAGATGCTTCCGAAATTGTCCTCTGGTAGAGCTGTTGCTGAGGATCATTTTTCTCCAAAACCAGAGTGTCTTTCAGATCAGAAAACTCTCTCAAAGAAGCATGGGGATCCTAAATCTGAAGAGGGCCATGATGATACCATGTCATGTGTTAGTAGAGCTAGTGATGCAAGCAAAGTGGTTAGTTATCCTAAGAAGAATTTAGACAGGGATAATTTATTGCTCAGTTCAGCTTTAGAAGTGGAAGGATCTGGAAAGGCACTAGTTTCTCACAATTCAGGCTCATTGGAGACTCCTTCAAATGATGCTGATGCTGGTTGTAGCTCACCAAAGGTCCAGACTAAGTGCCTTTCCTTGAATGCAAATGGTAAATGTCTTGATGAACATCTATCATTACATGACCATGGAAAACCATTTGAATGCCCAATGGAACAAGTTAACCTGTCATTGCCAAAAGAAGCAGTATCTAATATTGATTGTGGTGGCAACTTGGCTGCATCTAACAATGCAGATAACCATGCAAATGGTAAAAGTACCATTAATGCTGAGAGTTCCAAGGTTTCATGTAAAATCTATTCAAAATTAGAACTGGAGGCTGACAAGGATAGTGGGGACCGATCAAATGAGGGTTTTAAAGGTTCTGAGCAAGTTGGACGAGAAGAGAAGTTGAATGATTTGGATGAGTTAGCAAATATGCAGGAGCCTCATTTGCAATCTGCATCCACAGACGAGAGTGATGAGTCTGAAATTCTGGAACATGAT GTAAAAGTATGTGATATTTGCGGGGATGCAGGTCGAGAGGATTTGCTTGCTATATGTAGTAGGTGCACTGACGGTGCAGAACACAC CTATTGTATGCGAGACATGCTTCAGAAGGTTCCTGAAGGTGATTGGCTATGTGAAGAATGCAAGTTGGCTGAGGAAACTGAAAATCAAAAGCAAG ATGCTGAGGAAAAAAGAATGAATAGTACACAAAGCTCTGGCAAGAGACAGGCAGAATCTATAGAGCTGGTTCCAGTACCCAAAAGGCAGGCTACTGAATCAAGCTTGGCATCACCCAAGTCATGCAGTCCTAGCAGAATAGCTGCAGTATCTCGGGATACTTCGTTCAAGAGCTTAGATAAGGGAAAAGTAAAGATAGCTCATCAAACTTATTTTGGAAATCGCTTAAGTATTGATATTCGGGAAACTGCTCACCCTTCTCTGAATGGTTCACGTGTTCAAACCCCCAAGG GTACCTTATTGAAATCCAACTCATTCAACACCATAAATTCCAAACCAAAAGTGAAACTTGTCAATGAATTTCCTCAAAAGCACAAGGGGACCAGGGAGAGTTCTCTTGATATGAAGGAGAGGCCTGCTAGAATGATGAGTAAATCTATGTCATTTAAATCTGTGAACTCAGGCCGATCTGTCACTATTGAATCAAAAGGTAAAATGATTTCATCCAAATATTCTCACACTCAAGATGCAAGAGGGTTAAAACAAGTGAAAGACCAGAATGcaattgatagaaaaaacttGTTGAGGCTGGATCGCCCTTTAGGTAGCTCAATGCCAAATAGTGCTGTTTCAACACCTAAGGTTGATCAAAGGATTGCTCCTCGTGGTGAAAGTGCCATAGTATCATCCACAAGCATCAACAGAGAGTTGAAGTCCACACAGTCTGATGGAAAATTGGGTACCTTATCAAGATCAACTAGTAGTGTTGGTCGTAAAAGTGCAGATATCCCAGGTACTTCAG TTCGAGTTTCATCTACACATGGAATTAGCAGTTCTTCTGTGGAACAAAAATTGAACCAAATTAGCCCTAAAGATGAACCATCGTCCAATTCCTGGAATGCTGAGAGACAGCTCAATAATGCCAATGAAAATTTGCAAGATGGCTTGCCTCAATCACGGGAATCATCaaatcaaggtgaaaaggttaggGAAAGTTCTGTCAGTCTCTTGAGGCCTGCTGATACCACTGGGTTGAAAATTGTCACCTGTCAAAAGTGCAAGGAAGTCGGTCATGCTACAGAAAATTGCACTGTTGTTAGTCCTATGGCTTCTGGTACTGATGTACCTATTTCTAGAACTGCCAGAGAGGGGATGAGAAAAGGTAGTAAATTGAAAGCTGCAATTGAGGTTGCTATGCTTAAGAGGCCTGGAATatacagaaagaaaaaagaaagtgatcAATCTGATGGGCTATCCTTGTTAAATGTGGATGCAAGTAGCGAGATTCAAGATCAGTTCTCAGTTTTAAATAAGATGAATGAAGGAACACTTGAAAGGCAAGCAAATCATGGTGCTTCTTCCTCTGAGTTAAGCAAATCAACAAATATTAATAACGTGAAGCAGCTTAATGAGCACTCCACTGATACTGTTTGTCCTTCCAAGGTGGGGCAATTGGATTCCGTTGCCCCATATTTGGGAAAGCCTGCTCATACTTCAGTGGAGAAGTCTGTCCTTATGAAGATGTCAGCCATCCCAGAGCATGAATATATCTGGCA GGGGGTGCTTGAAGTGCATAGATCCGAAAAATTTATCGACTTATATGGTGGAATTCAAGCACATCTATCGACTTGTGCATCACCTAAAGTCCATGACATGGTCAACAAGTTTCCCCAGAATATTAACTTGGATGAAGTACCTCGCTTAAGCACATGGCCAAGACAATTCCACATCAGTGGTGCTAAAGAGGAAAATATTGCACTCTACTTCTTTGCCAAGGATTTTGAAAG TTACGAGAACTACAAGGGATTGTTGGACAACATGATTAAAAAGGATCTGGCCCTGAAAGGATCATTTGGTGGTGTTGAATTCTTCATATTCCCATCCACTCAGCTTCCAGAGAACTCCCAGC GTTGGAATATGTTGTATTTCTTGTGGGGAGTGTTCAGGGGAAGGAGATCTGATTCAAATTCATTTAAGAAGTTAGTTATTCCCAGTTTGAATGTGGTGCCCAGGGACAAAGACATTCCTGCTGCAGTCTTGTGTTCACCTGAGAATCTCTGCCCATCTGAATGTATTGTTAAAGAAACATCTGCATGTGACAGTTCTTGTGATGTGCCTAATACATCAAATGCTCCTGAAAAGCCATGTGTGTCCTTAAACAGGAATTCTGATAGCAAAGTATTTAATGCACAAACGATCCAAGAGAGTCAAGATGGGAAGCTTGACTCCAAATCCATGCCAAAGATTCCAGGAAGCAATAACCCATGGTGCCCAGAAGTTAGACGCAGCAGTTCTTCCCTG GAAGAAGTTGGTCATCCTGAGTGCAGTATGGATGTGGAGTTCAAATCTTGTGCTGAGGTAACTGGAACTAATTCTAGCTCTGATGTGGTGGAGATACAAATGCATGAAGGAACTTCATGTTTTGGAGAAGGTATGCCATCTTTCAAGATTTTTGGTGTTGGTAGTCAAGATTCAGGTGGCAGGACGACTTTTGGTGAGGAAAAAATAGTTGATAGAACATACTGTGATAGAAATAATGTTAAAGTTGAAAGGGACTTGAATGAAGAGAATGTGAATCTGGATGTGGAGGCTTCTTCAGAGAAAACCCCCAGGAAACGACCATATATTGATCTGTCAGAGACTGCACCACTGACTTCAAGTAGCGTGACTCATAAAGCTCTGTGGAATAAGGCAGATAATGACAAGTTAGTAGATGGAGAGAGTGTTAGGAAAAAGCTGAAGACGGGTTTCAGGGAACTATATGGGGGTAGTGGTTCAAGAGATGGAAATTCCTTGAGTGGTAGTTTTACTTCTCAGACATGTGATTTGGGTTCCAGCTCCTCAATTGAGGAGAAGAGCTATGAAAAAGCATCTGATGAAAAAGTTATCTTGGAGGACCTAGGAACTAGTGAAAGGTACTTCTTTCCTGTGGATTCACATCGTGTCAAGGATATTTGGTTGCCTGGTAACTCCATGCCCTGGAACTCattaaatgatgatgataaagttCGTGATGGGATTCCAAATCTCGAGCTTGCCTTAGGGGCTGAGACAAAATCCCCTAATAAGGGAATCCTGCCTTTCTTCGGATTGGTAGAGAAAAATGATAACCAGAACAAGCCCCCAGACAAGGTGTTGAATAAGGAAGAAGACGATGGCGTCTCTGCTTCCCTCTCCCTTTCCCTCTCATTCCCATTTCCAGAAAAGGAACAAACTGTAAAACCTGTTTCAAAAACAGAGCAGCTTGTGCCTGAAAGGCGTCAGGTGAATACTTCACTGCTCCTTTTTGAGGACCTTTCAGATAAATAG
- the LOC118053553 gene encoding protein PARALOG OF AIPP2 isoform X4, giving the protein MEGPLDKTQKKYMEPSQAEKGLGKPSMRRKVRTRAESGTCNVCSAPCSSCMHLKLACMGSKGDEFSDETCRVTASSQYSNNDGDGIVSFKSRARDSLQHTTSEASNLLSVSSSHDSLSENAESKANIRSSDADASAESQMLPKLSSGRAVAEDHFSPKPECLSDQKTLSKKHGDPKSEEGHDDTMSCVSRASDASKVVSYPKKNLDRDNLLLSSALEVEGSGKALVSHNSGSLETPSNDADAGCSSPKVQTKCLSLNANGKCLDEHLSLHDHGKPFECPMEQVNLSLPKEAVSNIDCGGNLAASNNADNHANGKSTINAESSKVSCKIYSKLELEADKDSGDRSNEGFKGSEQVGREEKLNDLDELANMQEPHLQSASTDESDESEILEHDVKVCDICGDAGREDLLAICSRCTDGAEHTYCMRDMLQKVPEGDWLCEECKLAEETENQKQDAEEKRMNSTQSSGKRQAESIELVPVPKRQATESSLASPKSCSPSRIAAVSRDTSFKSLDKGKVKIAHQTYFGNRLSIDIRETAHPSLNGSRVQTPKGTLLKSNSFNTINSKPKVKLVNEFPQKHKGTRESSLDMKERPARMMSKSMSFKSVNSGRSVTIESKGKMISSKYSHTQDARGLKQVKDQNAIDRKNLLRLDRPLGSSMPNSAVSTPKVDQRIAPRGESAIVSSTSINRELKSTQSDGKLGTLSRSTSSVGRKSADIPGTSVRVSSTHGISSSSVEQKLNQISPKDEPSSNSWNAERQLNNANENLQDGLPQSRESSNQGEKVRESSVSLLRPADTTGLKIVTCQKCKEVGHATENCTVVSPMASGTDVPISRTAREGMRKGSKLKAAIEVAMLKRPGIYRKKKESDQSDGLSLLNVDASSEIQDQFSVLNKMNEGTLERQANHGASSSELSKSTNINNVKQLNEHSTDTVCPSKVGQLDSVAPYLGKPAHTSVEKSVLMKMSAIPEHEYIWQGVLEVHRSEKFIDLYGGIQAHLSTCASPKVHDMVNKFPQNINLDEVPRLSTWPRQFHISGAKEENIALYFFAKDFESYENYKGLLDNMIKKDLALKGSFGGVEFFIFPSTQLPENSQRWNMLYFLWGVFRGRRSDSNSFKKLVIPSLNVVPRDKDIPAAVLCSPENLCPSECIVKETSACDSSCDVPNTSNAPEKPCVSLNRNSDSKVFNAQTIQESQDGKLDSKSMPKIPGSNNPWCPEVRRSSSSLEEVGHPECSMDVEFKSCAEVTGTNSSSDVVEIQMHEGTSCFGEGMPSFKIFGVGSQDSGGRTTFGEEKIVDRTYCDRNNVKVERDLNEENVNLDVEASSEKTPRKRPYIDLSETAPLTSSSVTHKALWNKADNDKLVDGESVRKKLKTGFRELYGGSGSRDGNSLSGSFTSQTCDLGSSSSIEEKSYEKASDEKVILEDLGTSERYFFPVDSHRVKDIWLPGNSMPWNSLNDDDKVRDGIPNLELALGAETKSPNKGILPFFGLVEKNDNQNKPPDKVLNKEEDDGVSASLSLSLSFPFPEKEQTVKPVSKTEQLVPERRQVNTSLLLFEDLSDK; this is encoded by the exons ATGGAAGGGCCATTAGACAAAACTCAGAAGAAGTATATG GAACCATCACAGGCTGAAAAAGGATTAGGCAAGCCTTCGATGAGACGGAAGGTTCGTACGAGAGCTGAGTCTGGGACTTGTAACGTGTGCTCTGCTCCTTGTTCATCTTGTATGCATCTTAAGCTAGCCTGTATGGGATCAAAGGGTGATGAGTTTTCTGATGAAACCTGTCGTGTAACTGCATCAAGTCAATATTCTAATAATGACGGTGATGGTATAGTCTCTTTTAAAAGTAGAGCACGTGACAGCTTACAGCATACCACTAGTGAAGCAAGCAACTTGCTCAGTGTCAGTTCAAGTCATGACTCTCTGTCTGAAAATGCGGAAAGTAAAGCAAACATAAGGTCATCTGATGCTGATGCCTCAGCCGAGTCTCAGATGCTTCCGAAATTGTCCTCTGGTAGAGCTGTTGCTGAGGATCATTTTTCTCCAAAACCAGAGTGTCTTTCAGATCAGAAAACTCTCTCAAAGAAGCATGGGGATCCTAAATCTGAAGAGGGCCATGATGATACCATGTCATGTGTTAGTAGAGCTAGTGATGCAAGCAAAGTGGTTAGTTATCCTAAGAAGAATTTAGACAGGGATAATTTATTGCTCAGTTCAGCTTTAGAAGTGGAAGGATCTGGAAAGGCACTAGTTTCTCACAATTCAGGCTCATTGGAGACTCCTTCAAATGATGCTGATGCTGGTTGTAGCTCACCAAAGGTCCAGACTAAGTGCCTTTCCTTGAATGCAAATGGTAAATGTCTTGATGAACATCTATCATTACATGACCATGGAAAACCATTTGAATGCCCAATGGAACAAGTTAACCTGTCATTGCCAAAAGAAGCAGTATCTAATATTGATTGTGGTGGCAACTTGGCTGCATCTAACAATGCAGATAACCATGCAAATGGTAAAAGTACCATTAATGCTGAGAGTTCCAAGGTTTCATGTAAAATCTATTCAAAATTAGAACTGGAGGCTGACAAGGATAGTGGGGACCGATCAAATGAGGGTTTTAAAGGTTCTGAGCAAGTTGGACGAGAAGAGAAGTTGAATGATTTGGATGAGTTAGCAAATATGCAGGAGCCTCATTTGCAATCTGCATCCACAGACGAGAGTGATGAGTCTGAAATTCTGGAACATGAT GTAAAAGTATGTGATATTTGCGGGGATGCAGGTCGAGAGGATTTGCTTGCTATATGTAGTAGGTGCACTGACGGTGCAGAACACAC CTATTGTATGCGAGACATGCTTCAGAAGGTTCCTGAAGGTGATTGGCTATGTGAAGAATGCAAGTTGGCTGAGGAAACTGAAAATCAAAAGCAAG ATGCTGAGGAAAAAAGAATGAATAGTACACAAAGCTCTGGCAAGAGACAGGCAGAATCTATAGAGCTGGTTCCAGTACCCAAAAGGCAGGCTACTGAATCAAGCTTGGCATCACCCAAGTCATGCAGTCCTAGCAGAATAGCTGCAGTATCTCGGGATACTTCGTTCAAGAGCTTAGATAAGGGAAAAGTAAAGATAGCTCATCAAACTTATTTTGGAAATCGCTTAAGTATTGATATTCGGGAAACTGCTCACCCTTCTCTGAATGGTTCACGTGTTCAAACCCCCAAGG GTACCTTATTGAAATCCAACTCATTCAACACCATAAATTCCAAACCAAAAGTGAAACTTGTCAATGAATTTCCTCAAAAGCACAAGGGGACCAGGGAGAGTTCTCTTGATATGAAGGAGAGGCCTGCTAGAATGATGAGTAAATCTATGTCATTTAAATCTGTGAACTCAGGCCGATCTGTCACTATTGAATCAAAAGGTAAAATGATTTCATCCAAATATTCTCACACTCAAGATGCAAGAGGGTTAAAACAAGTGAAAGACCAGAATGcaattgatagaaaaaacttGTTGAGGCTGGATCGCCCTTTAGGTAGCTCAATGCCAAATAGTGCTGTTTCAACACCTAAGGTTGATCAAAGGATTGCTCCTCGTGGTGAAAGTGCCATAGTATCATCCACAAGCATCAACAGAGAGTTGAAGTCCACACAGTCTGATGGAAAATTGGGTACCTTATCAAGATCAACTAGTAGTGTTGGTCGTAAAAGTGCAGATATCCCAGGTACTTCAG TTCGAGTTTCATCTACACATGGAATTAGCAGTTCTTCTGTGGAACAAAAATTGAACCAAATTAGCCCTAAAGATGAACCATCGTCCAATTCCTGGAATGCTGAGAGACAGCTCAATAATGCCAATGAAAATTTGCAAGATGGCTTGCCTCAATCACGGGAATCATCaaatcaaggtgaaaaggttaggGAAAGTTCTGTCAGTCTCTTGAGGCCTGCTGATACCACTGGGTTGAAAATTGTCACCTGTCAAAAGTGCAAGGAAGTCGGTCATGCTACAGAAAATTGCACTGTTGTTAGTCCTATGGCTTCTGGTACTGATGTACCTATTTCTAGAACTGCCAGAGAGGGGATGAGAAAAGGTAGTAAATTGAAAGCTGCAATTGAGGTTGCTATGCTTAAGAGGCCTGGAATatacagaaagaaaaaagaaagtgatcAATCTGATGGGCTATCCTTGTTAAATGTGGATGCAAGTAGCGAGATTCAAGATCAGTTCTCAGTTTTAAATAAGATGAATGAAGGAACACTTGAAAGGCAAGCAAATCATGGTGCTTCTTCCTCTGAGTTAAGCAAATCAACAAATATTAATAACGTGAAGCAGCTTAATGAGCACTCCACTGATACTGTTTGTCCTTCCAAGGTGGGGCAATTGGATTCCGTTGCCCCATATTTGGGAAAGCCTGCTCATACTTCAGTGGAGAAGTCTGTCCTTATGAAGATGTCAGCCATCCCAGAGCATGAATATATCTGGCA GGGGGTGCTTGAAGTGCATAGATCCGAAAAATTTATCGACTTATATGGTGGAATTCAAGCACATCTATCGACTTGTGCATCACCTAAAGTCCATGACATGGTCAACAAGTTTCCCCAGAATATTAACTTGGATGAAGTACCTCGCTTAAGCACATGGCCAAGACAATTCCACATCAGTGGTGCTAAAGAGGAAAATATTGCACTCTACTTCTTTGCCAAGGATTTTGAAAG TTACGAGAACTACAAGGGATTGTTGGACAACATGATTAAAAAGGATCTGGCCCTGAAAGGATCATTTGGTGGTGTTGAATTCTTCATATTCCCATCCACTCAGCTTCCAGAGAACTCCCAGC GTTGGAATATGTTGTATTTCTTGTGGGGAGTGTTCAGGGGAAGGAGATCTGATTCAAATTCATTTAAGAAGTTAGTTATTCCCAGTTTGAATGTGGTGCCCAGGGACAAAGACATTCCTGCTGCAGTCTTGTGTTCACCTGAGAATCTCTGCCCATCTGAATGTATTGTTAAAGAAACATCTGCATGTGACAGTTCTTGTGATGTGCCTAATACATCAAATGCTCCTGAAAAGCCATGTGTGTCCTTAAACAGGAATTCTGATAGCAAAGTATTTAATGCACAAACGATCCAAGAGAGTCAAGATGGGAAGCTTGACTCCAAATCCATGCCAAAGATTCCAGGAAGCAATAACCCATGGTGCCCAGAAGTTAGACGCAGCAGTTCTTCCCTG GAAGAAGTTGGTCATCCTGAGTGCAGTATGGATGTGGAGTTCAAATCTTGTGCTGAGGTAACTGGAACTAATTCTAGCTCTGATGTGGTGGAGATACAAATGCATGAAGGAACTTCATGTTTTGGAGAAGGTATGCCATCTTTCAAGATTTTTGGTGTTGGTAGTCAAGATTCAGGTGGCAGGACGACTTTTGGTGAGGAAAAAATAGTTGATAGAACATACTGTGATAGAAATAATGTTAAAGTTGAAAGGGACTTGAATGAAGAGAATGTGAATCTGGATGTGGAGGCTTCTTCAGAGAAAACCCCCAGGAAACGACCATATATTGATCTGTCAGAGACTGCACCACTGACTTCAAGTAGCGTGACTCATAAAGCTCTGTGGAATAAGGCAGATAATGACAAGTTAGTAGATGGAGAGAGTGTTAGGAAAAAGCTGAAGACGGGTTTCAGGGAACTATATGGGGGTAGTGGTTCAAGAGATGGAAATTCCTTGAGTGGTAGTTTTACTTCTCAGACATGTGATTTGGGTTCCAGCTCCTCAATTGAGGAGAAGAGCTATGAAAAAGCATCTGATGAAAAAGTTATCTTGGAGGACCTAGGAACTAGTGAAAGGTACTTCTTTCCTGTGGATTCACATCGTGTCAAGGATATTTGGTTGCCTGGTAACTCCATGCCCTGGAACTCattaaatgatgatgataaagttCGTGATGGGATTCCAAATCTCGAGCTTGCCTTAGGGGCTGAGACAAAATCCCCTAATAAGGGAATCCTGCCTTTCTTCGGATTGGTAGAGAAAAATGATAACCAGAACAAGCCCCCAGACAAGGTGTTGAATAAGGAAGAAGACGATGGCGTCTCTGCTTCCCTCTCCCTTTCCCTCTCATTCCCATTTCCAGAAAAGGAACAAACTGTAAAACCTGTTTCAAAAACAGAGCAGCTTGTGCCTGAAAGGCGTCAGGTGAATACTTCACTGCTCCTTTTTGAGGACCTTTCAGATAAATAG